One part of the Humulus lupulus chromosome 9, drHumLupu1.1, whole genome shotgun sequence genome encodes these proteins:
- the LOC133800447 gene encoding cellulose synthase A catalytic subunit 8 [UDP-forming]-like, protein MAETNPRRLKGHKATATCCIASRERPGLVLTTGEDGRVCWFDMRCKDVVNTMEVGSEAISSICFSSGNENIIYVSSGREVKSFDVHLASSWTPLESYEYNKDEINQIACNFKSSFLAAADDSGDVKIIDISQKCLYKTLRAGHTSICSSVQFLPWRPWEVISGGLDSKLVMWDFSKGRPYKIVDFSLHDGSNGGSGGQCFNPAFIHAIAVPDIDMLNKTEKICVVARGDGAVDVINIETELAVIKSKSSKTSQKGSQSRSTNRSLKNVENTEQNGRPRLHLDYSLGGHTSAVSCVSFSLFGEKGKFLISGGNDKSIKVWDWSRYFDAEQTSSGSDILQSTISLSKKVNWLCTTPTESENLIVCDTSKVVKVYSVSVQKSEILDLFFSIRKRIKYILKLKLLIEMSPEIKMMQSGIPVCNTCGGQVGFDANGEVFVACHECNFPLCKDCLSYEIKEGRKACLRCATPYAEDSPADEETQVSGNRPTMASHQEEPKDVGLHARHISSVSTVDSEMNDEFGNPIWKNRVESWKDKKSKKKKSATKAEKEEIQVPPEQQMEEQQQLPPDAPQALSTIVPVESSKLTPYRVVIIMRLIILILFFHYRVTHPVDSAYGLWMTSVICEIWFAVSWVLDQFPKWSPINRETYIDRLSARYEREGEPSELAAVDFFVSTVDPLKEPPLITANTVLSILAVDYPVDKVSCYVSDDGAAMLTFESLAETADFARKWVPFCKKFSIEPRAPEFYFSQKIDYLKDKVQPSFVKERRAMKRDYEEYKVRINALVAKAQKTPEDGWTMQDGTPWPGNNSRDHPGMIQVFLGNTGAQDIEGNELPRLVYVSREKRPGYQHHKKAGAENALVRVSAVLTNAPYILNLDCDHYVNNSKAVREAMCFMMDPEVGPGVCFVQFPQRFDGIDRSDRYANRNTVFFDVNMKGLDGIQGPVYVGTGCCFNRQALYGYSPSSIPTLPKPSSSCSWCGCCSCCCPTKKPSKSFSEAYRDAKRDELDAAIFNLKEIDNYDEQERSMLISQMSFEKTFGLSSVFIESTLMENGGVPDSVNPSTLIKEAIHVISCGYEEKTEWGREIGWIYGSITEDILTGFKMQCRGWRSIYCMPTRPAFKGSAPINLSDRLHQVLRWALGSVEIFFSRHCPLWYGFAGGRLRLLQRFAYINTIVYPFTSFPLVAYCLIPAICLLTGKFIIPTLSNLASLLFLCLFFSIICTSVLELRWSGVTIEELWRNEQFWVIGGVSAHLFAVFQGFLKMLAGLDTNFTVTTKSADDSEFGELYIIKWTTLLIPPTTLLIVNLVGVVAGFSDALNKGYEAWGPLFGKVFFAFWVILHLYPFLKGLMGRQNRTPTIVVLWSVLLASVFSLVWVKINPFVSKVDGTTVAQSCISIDC, encoded by the exons ATGGCAGAAACAAACCCAAGGCGACTAAAAGGTCACAAGGCCACTGCCACGTGCTGCATCGCCTCACGTGAGAGGCCTGGCCTTGTCCTCACTACCGGCGAG GATGGTCGTGTGTGCTGGTTTGATATGCGGTGCAAAGATGTGGTGAACACCATGGAAGTGGGGAGCGAAGCAATCTCATCCATCTGTTTTAGCTCAG GAAATGAAAACATCATTTATGTTTCCTCGGGAAGGGAAGTCAAGAGCTTTGATGTTCATCTG GCCTCCTCATGGACGCCGTTGGAGAGTTATGAATACAATAAGGACGAGATAAATCAG ATTGCTTGCAACTTCAAGTCTTCTTTTCTTGCAGCTGCAGATGACAGTGGTGATGTCAAG ATCATAGACATTAGTCAGAAATGTCTCTATAAAACATTGAGGGCTGGCCATACAAGT ATCTGTAGCAGTGTGCAATTTCTTCCATGGAGACCCTGGGAAG TTATTAGTGGAGGTCTTGATTCTAAACTTGTGATGTGGGACTTTTCCAAAGGGCGGCCCTACAAAATTGTGGATTTTA GTCTACATGATGGAAGCAATGGTGGTAGTGGAGGCCAATGCTTCAATCCTGCTTTTATTCATGCTATAGCAGTACCAGATATTGATATGTTAAACAAAACCGAAAAGATTTGTGTTGTTGCAAGGGGTGATGGAGCTGTAGATGTCATTAACATTGAAACAGAACTTGCTGTTATCAAgtcaaaatcttccaaaacatcccaaaaaggATCTCAATCTAGATCTACAAACAGAAGCTTGAAAAATGTAGAGAACACAGAacaaaatggaagaccacggctGCATTTGGATTACTCCCTGGGAGGTCATACTTCTGCAGTGTCTTGTGT GTCATTTTCTCTATTTGGTGAGAAAGGAAAATTCCTTATTTCAGGTGGAAATGATAAGTCAATTAAAGTTTGGGACTGGTCTAGATATTTTGATGCAGAGCAAACTAGTAGTGGCAGTGATATTTTACAGTCCACCATCAGCCTAAGCAAAAAA GTAAATTGGCTCTGCACCACTCCAACTGAATCAGAAAACCTCATCGTATGTGACACATCCAAAGTGGTAAAGGTCTATTCTGTTTCC GTGCAGAAGTCTGAGATTCTTGATCTGTTTTTTTCTATTAGAAAAAGAATAAAGTATATACTGAAATTGAAGCTTCTTATAGAGA TGAGCCCTGAAATCAAAATGATGCAATCTGGGATTCCTGTGTGTAACACTTGTGGTGGACAGGTTGGGTTTGACGCCAATGGTGAAGTGTTTGTGGCTTGTCATGAGTGTAATTTCCCCTTGTGCAAGGATTGTCTCAGTTATGAGATCAAAGAGGGCCGCAAAGCCTGCTTGCGATGTGCCACTCCCTATGCTG AGGATTCACCAGCTGATGAAGAAACACAAGTGTCTGGAAACCGACCCACCATGGCATCTCACCAAGAAGAACCAAAG GATGTTGGACTTCATGCAAGACATATCAGCAGTGTGTCCACAGTGGATAGTG AGATGAATGACGAATTCGGAAACCCAATTTGGAAGAACAGAGTAGAAAGCTGGAAGGATAAGAAGAGCAAGAAGAAAAAGAGTGCAACTAAGGCTGAAAAAGAGGAGATTCAAGTTCCACCTGAGCAGCAGATGGAAGAACAGCAGCAACT GCCTCCAGATGCTCCTCAAGCGCTGTCAACTATCGTTCCAGTCGAATCTAGTAAACTTACACCTTACAGGGTTGTGATAATCATGCGGTTGATCATCTTAATTCTCTTTTTCCATTATCGAGTAACACATCCTGTTGATAGTGCCTATGGTCTATGGATGACATCTGTTATATGCGAGATATGGTTTGCTGTTTCCTGGGTTTTGGATCAGTTTCCTAAATGGTCTCCAATTAACCGGGAGACCTATATCGATAGGCTATCTGCAAG GTATGAAAGAGAGGGTGAACCATCTGAGCTTGCTGCTGTTGATTTTTTCGTGAGTACTGTCGATCCACTGAAAGAACCACCGCTGATCACAGCCAACACTGTCCTTTCCATCCTGGCTGTTGACTATCCTGTTGATAAGGTTTCCTGTTATGTGTCTGATGATGGTGCAGCCATGCTCACCTTTGAATCTCTTGCTGAAACAGCTGACTTTGCAAGGAAATGGGTTCCCTTCTGCAAGAAATTTTCAATAGAACCTCGAGCTCCCGAGTTTTACTTCTCTCAGAAGATTGATTACTTGAAAGATAAAGTGCAGCCTTCTTTTGTAAAGGAACGCCGCGCTATGAAA AGAGATTACGAAGAGTACAAAGTGAGGATTAATGCCTTAgtagcaaaagctcaaaaaacaCCAGAGGACGGCTGGACCATGCAAGATGGAACGCCTTGGCCTGGGAATAACTCACGTGATCACCCCGGCATGATTCAG GTGTTTCTTGGCAATACTGGTGCCCAAGACATTGAGGGAAATGAACTCCCTAGGCTAGTTTATGTCTCCAGAGAAAAGAGACCCGGCTATCAACACCACAAGAAAGCTGGTGCTGAAAATGCTTTG GTTCGAGTCTCGGCAGTTCTGACTAATGCTCCATATATTCTCAACCTTGATTGTGATCACTATGTTAACAATAGTAAGGCTGTTCGCGAGGCCATGTGTTTCATGATGGACCCTGAGGTTGGCCCAGGTGTGTGCTTTGTGCAGTTCCCTCAGAGGTTTGATGGTATTGATCGCAGTGATCGATATGCCAATCGAAACACAGTCTTTTTTGAC GTTAACATGAAAGGTCTAGATGGTATTCAAGGACCAGTGTATGTGGGAACCGGTTGTTGTTTCAATAGGCAAGCACTTTATGGCTACAGTCCTTCTTCCATTCCAACCCTACCAAAACCTTCCTCATCATGCTCGTGGTGTGGATGCTGCTCTTGTTGCTGCCCAACAAAGAAGCCCTCAAAGAGTTTTTCAGAGGCTTATCGAGATGCAAAACGCGATGAGCTTGATGCAGCCATTTTTAACCTCAAGGAAATTGATA ACTATGATGAGCAAGAGAGGTCAATGCTGATATCCCAGATGAGCTTTGAGAAAACCTTTGGCTTATCATCTGTATTCATCGAATCTACACTGATGGAGAATGGAGGAGTCCCCGATTCTGTCAACCCTTCGACATTAATCAAGGAGGCAATTCATGTCATTAGCTGTGGCTATGAAGAGAAAACAGAATGGGGAAGAGAA ATTGGTTGGATATACGGGTCGATTACAGAGGATATCCTAACAGGTTTCAAGATGCAGTGCCGTGGATGGAGATCAATCTACTGCATGCCCACAAGGCCAGCATTCAAAGGGTCTGCGCCAATCAACTTGTCTGATCGGCTGCACCAAGTTCTCCGCTGGGCCCTTGGATCAGTGGAGATTTTCTTTAGCAGACATTGTCCCCTTTGGTATGGTTTTGCAGGGGGTCGTCTCAGGTTGCTCCAACGTTTCGCTTACATTAACACCATTGTCTACCCCTTCACATCCTTCCCTCTCGTTGCTTATTGCTTAATCCCAGCCATTTGCCTTCTCACTGGAAAATTCATCATACCAACG CTCTCAAACCTGGCAAGTCTTCTCTTCCTCTGCCTCTTCTTCTCCATCATCTGCACCAGCGTACTCGAACTCCGATGGAGCGGCGTAACCATCGAAGAGCTGTGGAGAAACGAGCAATTTTGGGTCATCGGAGGTGTCTCAGCTCATCTCTTCGCCGTCTTCCAAGGCTTCCTTAAAATGCTGGCCGGTCTGGACACCAACTTCACAGTCACAACCAAATCCGCCGACGACTCGGAGTTCGGAGAGCTCTACATCATCAAGTGGACGACCCTTTTGATCCCTCCGACGACACTCCTCATTGTCAACTTAGTTGGTGTCGTTGCGGGATTTTCTGACGCCTTGAACAAAGGATACGAGGCTTGGGGACCACTTTTCGGCAAGGTTTTCTTCGCCTTTTGGGTGATTCTTCATCTCTATCCATTCCTCAAGGGCCTCATGGGACGCCAGAACAGGACACCAACCATTGTTGTGCTGTGGTCTGTGCTTTTggcctctgttttctctcttgtTTGGGTCAAGATTAACCCTTTTGTCAGCAAAGTCGATGGTACCACTGTTGCCCAGAGTTGCATTTCTATAGATTGTTGA